A region of the Elusimicrobiota bacterium genome:
GGGGTATTACGAAGTATCATTATCCGAACCAGTTTCCTGTTGTGTATCAGCTCAGGATCATCATGTGCATTTGATATTCAACCCGTCAACCGGTGAACGCGTAGCTGTAAAAGGGTTACTCAAAAATGGTGTTACCGCAGTTTTTGGTGCAGGTGTTATGGGACGGTTACACGCGGAAGTTGCAATGTCATACTCACCAAAACACCTTTTTGTGTTTGATATCAACCCAAACCGGTTTGAGTGGATAACATCACGGTTGTCGTCACAAGCAAAAAAAATGGGTGTTGCTCTTCATTGCGAACTTATAACACCGGATATCGCGAATACTGTTTACAAAATCACGGGTCAAAACTTTGCGGATGATATTATTGATGCTACAGGCAGTGCGCGTGCACAGGAAAACGTTTTTGGTTTAGCTGGGCGCGGGAGTGTGGTTAATACGTTTGGCGGGTTAAAAGTAGGGGAGCATGTGGTTGGGATTGATCTCCGAAAAGTGCATTATTCTGAGATGATAATCACGGGTTCCAGCGGTGGTAACTGGGGTGATACCGTTAAAGTACTGGATCTTGTGAATCAGGGGAGTATAAGGTTAGGGACACAGATACGGTTAGTTGGTGATTTAACGCATGCAGTTAAGTTTCTTGAACTCATGAAACAAGGGAAGATTGATGGTAAAGCTATTGTGTATCCGCACACAAAGATGGATAAACCGTATGAAGTACCGGATGAATGGTCTTGCGAGAAAGAGATTGAGCATCTCGATAAAACGTTGATCTAAGACATAATTGGAGAGCATGAAAAAAGAAAAGTTAATACTTACTGTTACACTAAACCCTGCGGTTGACAAGTTTCTTTATGTTAATGGGTTTAAGGTTAATACTGACCACCGTGCGGAATGCGTGTCTAACACCGCGGGGGGTAAAGGGTTGAACGTTTCCCGTGCAGTGAAAGCGCTAGGCGGGAAAACATTAGCGACCGGTATTCTTGGAGGGACATCCGGAATGTTTATTAAACATAAACTGGATACCGAAAAATTACCTCATGATTTTTATTTTTGTACGGAAGAAACACGGACTAATGTTACGGTTGTGGATACAAAAAATTGGAAGTTTACGCGTGTGCTTGAACCCGGGTTGAAAATTGACAATACAGGGATTACCGGTTTCCGCAAAAAGTTTGTGCACCTGCTTCCCCGTGCTGGTTGTGTGGTGTTCACCGGTAAGCTTTTACCAGGGATTACTGAAAAATATTATGCCGGTCTTATCAAATTAGCGAATAGATATGGGGTACTGACAATCCTTGATGCTGGCGGGAAAACTTTGCGGGATTGTATCTCCGCAAAACCGTATATGATAAAACCTAACCTATCTGAACTTGAAAGTTTTGTTGGTAAGACAATCCGTACCCCGGAGCACCTGCGCCGTGTATGCGAGGGTATCCATAGGAAAGGTGTGAAATTAGTGGTTGTTAGTATGGCGGAAAAAGGGTTGTTAGTATACAACGGAAAAAAATTTATTACTGCGAAACCTCCGGTGATAAAAGCGCAGAGGACTAATGTCGGGCTTGGGGATTCGCTAGTTGCGGGGTTTGCTTATGCGTTGACGCATGATATGAGTTTTATGATAGCAGTACGGTTTGCCACGGCAGTAAGCGCAGCATCTGTGATATCCTCAACACCAGGATTGTGTAACCCCCGTGATGTTGTTAAAATGTATAAAAAGATAGTAATTGTTTAAGAATAAGTTAAAAGGGAAGGAATTAATTATTAATGACAACAAATTCAATTAAAAAAAACACTGCGTTGTTTTATCTCAAACAAATGATGCAGATTCGGCAGTTCGAAGATAAGATTATGGACCTGTTAGCGCAAAACATTGCGGAAGGCGGGTCACACCTATACGCCGGGGAGGAAGCTGTGGCGGTTGGCGCGATGGCGGCAATAAACCCGGATGATTTGATTACAAGTACACACCGTGGACACGGGCATTGCCTTGCGAAAGGCGGAAAACTCCCGGAACTTATGGCAGAAATTCTTGGTAAATCTACGGGCTGTTGTAAAGGCAAAGGCGGGTCATTGCATCTCGCGGACTTATCAACTGGAAACTTAGGAGCGAACGGCGTTGTTGGCGGCGGGTTTGGTATCGCAACCGGCGCGGCATTGGCGCAGCAGATGCAGAAAACCGGGAAAGTAGTGTTATGTTTCTTTGGTGACGGTGCGATTAACCAGGGCCTTTTCCATGAATGCGCAAATATGGCGGGCACGTGGAAACTGCCGTTAGTGTTTGTTTGTGAAAACAATCTATACGGGATGTCAGTATCGCTTAAACGCGCATGCGCGGTACAGGATCTTACCAAACGCGCAGCGTCGTATGATATGCCGTCGGATTGTTGTGACGGGCAGGACGTAGAAGCTGTCCGAGAGATGGTATCAAAATGGGCAAAATACTCAAGGGAAGGTAACGGCCCGGCTCTTGTTGTCGCAAACACATACCGGTACTACGGGCATTCACGCAGTGATCCACGTGCGTACCGTACCAGGGACGAGGAAAAGTATTGGAAGGAACGCGATCCTATTATATTATTCGGCAAAAAATGTGTGGCGTCAAAAGTGTTGACACAAAAAGAAGTTGAGACGCTGGACGCTGATGTACGCGCGGAAATCGACGCGGCAGTAAAGTTCGCCGTTGATAGCCCGTTACCGCGGCCGGAAGAACTTTACGACGATTTGTACGCGTAATAATGTTGTGGTTAATGACAAAAAATTATTGAAAAGGATGATATAAAAAATGCGCGAAATTATGTACTGGCAAGCGATTAACGAAGCGTTGAACGAAGAAATGGCGCGTGACAAAACAATATTTGTCATGGGCGAAGACGTTGCAATCTACGGCGGTGCGTACGGCGTTACCCGCGGATTATACGAAAAGTATGGGGAGGAACGCGTGCGGGACAGCGCGATTTCCGAAGCCGCGATTGTCGGCGCAGGCCTCGGTGCTGCGATGACCGGCATGCGGCCGGTGGTTGAGATTATGTACGTCGACTTTATGGGTATTGCGATGGACCAGCTTAATAACCAGGTTGCAAAGATACGGTATATGTTCGGTGGTAAGTGTAAAGTTCCGATGGTCATCCGAACGGAAGGCGGGGCAGGGCGTACTCTTGGCGCGCATCATTCGCAAAGCCTGGAAGCATGGTTTATGCATATTCCCGGGATAAAAGTTGTTATGCCGGCAACGCCGTACGACGCAAAAGGGTTACTAAAATCCGCGATCCGGGAAGATAATCCTGTAATGTTTATTGAACACAAGATGTTGTATAACACAAAAGGTCAAGTGCCGGAGGTCGGGGACGATTATGTTATCCCCATCGGTAAAGCGGATATTAAACGTAAAGGTGAGGACGTTACGATAATCGCGCATTCCCGCGCTGTGCTACGTGCAATGGAAGCGGCGAAAGAGTTGGAACAAGAAAATGTTAATGTCGAAATTGTCGACCTCCGCACAATACTGCCGTTGGATATCGAAACTATTGTTGAGTCGGTAAAGAAAACTAACCGCGTGCTTATCGTATCTGAAGAAACGAAGACAGGCTCTACCAGCGCGGAAGTTGCGATGCAGATTATAGAGCACGCGTTTGATTATCTTGACGCGCCAATCGCGAGGCTCAACGGCGCGGATGTACCGATGCCAAAAAGCCCGGTACTCGAAGCGTTAGCAATCCCGCAGAAAAATGATATCGTGAAAGCAGTGAGGGAACTTTTATGATTACCCCGATAAAAATGCCGAAGCTCGGTGAAACTATGGAAACCGGTAAGCTTATTGGCTGGAAAAAACGTGAAGGTGATAAGATTAAAAAAGACGATGTGTTGCTGGAAGTAAGTACGGATAAAGCAACGTTTGAGGTTGAAGCTCTGCAATCCGGGATACTGCGTAAAATCATTGTCCCGGATAAAACTGATAATGTTCCGGTTCTATCCGTTATCGGCTATCTTGCGGATAAAATGGATGAACCTCTGCCAAAGATTGAAACTCCCTCAGAGGTTCCCGTACCAATACCGGTATCAGCGCCGGTAAAAGAGTCTGCTCCAGTCCCTGTGATGCCAATAAAAACTGAAACTCCTGAAAAAAAAAGTGGTAAAAACAAACGGGTGCGTATTTCCCCGCTTGCACGTAAACTCGCTAATGACAGAGGTGTGGATATAACCTCTCTCCGCGGGTCAGGCCCTATGGGACGTATTGTAAAACACGACGTTATCAACGCTGCAGGCCAATCAGGTGGTTTAGTAAAAAAAGTTGTGATTAATATTCCTGCAGGAATCGAAGCGAAAGATATTGCGTTATCCCCTATGCGCAAAACTATAGCTCAGAGGTTAACAAAAAGTAAGTCAGAAATCCCGCATTACTATCTTCTAACCGCAGTCGATATGACATCTGTGATGATAAAACGTACTGCATTGATGAACGACTTCCCGACAGTAAAAATTACAGTTAGCGATTTTATTACCAAAGCCGTAGCATTATCTATCCGCTGCTACCCTTTGATGAACAGCGCATGGCAAGGTGATAAAATTATACAGTACGGCAATATTAATATTGGCTTTGCTGTGGCATTACCCGACGGACTGATTGTCCCGGTGATACCAAACGCGGATAACAAAAGTATTTCCGAACTTGCACAGGAACGCGTGGCAGCGGTTACCCGTGCGAAAGCTATGAAGGTAACTCCCGCGGAGATGTCCAGCGGGACATTTACAATAACAAACCTCGGTATGTACGGTATTGAAAGTTTTTCCGCAATTATAAATCCTCCGCAAGTCGGTATCCTTGCAGTTGGTGCGATTAAGGATAAGCTGGTAGTAGATAACGGTGCGATGATTATCCGTAAGATGATGAAGTTAAACCTTTCCGCGGACCACCGCGTGATTGACGGCGCATACGGCGCGGAGTTTATTAATCAGGTAAAAACAATACTCGAACATTTTGAAGAGTGGTAATATTTTATAAGGAGACTAAATGAAACTATTTGAAAACAAGAAGCCCGTTACCAAAATCCGTGGGGTACATCTTGACCTAAAAGGTATGCCGCCTACGGAAACACAGTTTTTGCGGTTACTAGATTATTTTAAAGAATTACGCCTTAACTGCGTGTTAATTGAGTGGGAAGATATGTACCCTTGGAAACTGCATCCCGAATTCCGGAATTCTACTGCGTACACCGAAAAAGAAGTGGACACTTTTCTCTCACGCGCAGAAAAAAACGGGATCGAAGTTATACCGCTAGTACAGTCCTACGGGCATTTAGAGACTGTATTGTCAAAACCTAAATTCAGGCATATGCGTGAGATGCCGGATATTGTAAGCGAAATCTGTCCCTGTAAAAAAGGCGCACAGGAAGTTGTTGTTGACCTTGTCCGTGATGTTTTAAGGACGCATGAGGGACGGATAAAGTATTTCCATATCGGCGGTGATGAAGCATGGTCGTTAGGCACGTGTCCCCAATGTAAAGCGTTTGTAAAGAAGTATGGGAAAGGTGAATTGTATCTTAAACAACTTACCCCGGCATTAGATTATGCTATCTCAAAAGGTGTCCGCCCGATATTGTGGGACGATATGATGCGCCACTGGACAGTAGCGGATGTAAAAAAGATTGCGAAAAAAGCTGACCTCATGGCATGGACATACCAAGGCGAGGTGTATAGCAGGATAAAACCTGAAATGTTTGAACTATTCAAAAAAGGCGGGGTAACGTTATGGGGTGCAGGTGCGTATCGCGGGGCAATTGGGCCGTTTGCAGACGTAACTCATGAACATGTGCATGCAGAAAACATGCTTTCATGGACAAAATTGGTAAAGAAACACAACTTTACCGGAATAGTAGCGACAGGATGGGCGAGATACTCAACATTTATCGTACCATGTGAAACAAACGAATCGTGCTTAGCATCGTTAGCGCTTACAAGCAAGATTATGTGGGATGGGAAGTATAAAAAAGACGATGTCGAAAAAGTGAAAGGGTTCGTAAGCAAAGGTTTTGCCGGGAAAAACATTGCTTCAATATACTTGCGATGCCGTCACGCGTCTGAAGAAATGGCAAAATGGCGTTCCACGATGGCATCGTGTTTCTTTTGCCTCACGTATCTTGCGATGCTCGCAGGCGAACCCGGCCGCATTGATATTCATAAACACAAAGAACGTTTACTTAGATTGAAAAACACGCTTGAGAAACGTAAAGCTTTAGCGGTACTATTTACATCTGCGTATATTGGATTAATCCCTGCGATATGGATAAAAAATTATTTAACGTCTCGGTTTTTACCGGAACTTCATCACGCAGCAATGTGTTTTAGTAAAAAGAAAACAGTATTGTAAATGTGTTTATAAAAGAAGTTGAGGTTAATAATTCCAAATTCCCGGATGTTGACGCGTACCCGTTCAACGTCGGCCTTCTGAGGAAAACAAAAATAATTGATTTTTCCCCGGGTGTAACATTTTTTATCGGGGAAAACGGTACCGGTAAATCTACGGTCCTGCGTGCAATCGCGCAAAAGGTTGGTGTGCATCTGTGGGAAGACGCGCAGCATAAGGTGTTTAAGTATAATAAGTACGCCGGTATGCTGCATAAATATATCAATATTAAATGGATAGGTTTACCTGTTAAGGGTTCATTTTTCTCATCCGAAAATTTCGCAACCTACGCGCGGATGGTAGACGATTGGGCAATCTCTGACCCCGGGATGTTGAAACATTACGGCGGGGAGTCGTTGGTAACAAAATCGCATGGGCAGTGTAATATGGCATTTTTTGTTAACCGCTACAAAATCAAGGGAGTACATTTTCTTGATGAACCAGAAACCGCGTTATCCCCAAAAAAACAGTTGGAATTACTCGGGGTTATCCGTAAAAGTATTGCTTCCGGGAATACTCAGTTCATTATTGCCACGCACTCGCCGTTAATCCTGTCATATGAAGGAGCGAAGATATTGAGTTATGACCACGTACCTGTAAAAACAGTTGAGTACAGGGATACTGAATACTATAGAATATACAAAAACTTTTTCTCCGGGAAATGAGGCGGTTTTGTTTAATAAAGAAGTGTTTTTAAGATCATACAACCGAAGAGATATATTCGAAGAACTTAATCCCGATATAAAAACCGTGGATGCTGCAAAACGACTGCCGGGTACTTCTAATGTGTTGAATATGACAGCGGATATTCTTAACGGCCTAGAAAATATTCCATTGATGCCGTATACACTGTATCGCGAATTTGAGGTTAAAGGTACGCGTAACGGG
Encoded here:
- a CDS encoding alcohol dehydrogenase catalytic domain-containing protein, which encodes MNYPRFEKYKNIGEDYVIPKKMKAVAMKEPGLENLKILELDVPYPNTNQLLVRVDACTICTSTLKILAQGKEHTYINGWPIESHPVILGDEGSLTVVKVGQNLQNKYQIGEKLCVQPAVDHAPINHREFYRNVETMNKTAVGYTLGGHLSEYMLIMEEVIESNCLVKLPSQTLGYYEVSLSEPVSCCVSAQDHHVHLIFNPSTGERVAVKGLLKNGVTAVFGAGVMGRLHAEVAMSYSPKHLFVFDINPNRFEWITSRLSSQAKKMGVALHCELITPDIANTVYKITGQNFADDIIDATGSARAQENVFGLAGRGSVVNTFGGLKVGEHVVGIDLRKVHYSEMIITGSSGGNWGDTVKVLDLVNQGSIRLGTQIRLVGDLTHAVKFLELMKQGKIDGKAIVYPHTKMDKPYEVPDEWSCEKEIEHLDKTLI
- a CDS encoding 1-phosphofructokinase family hexose kinase, with protein sequence MKKEKLILTVTLNPAVDKFLYVNGFKVNTDHRAECVSNTAGGKGLNVSRAVKALGGKTLATGILGGTSGMFIKHKLDTEKLPHDFYFCTEETRTNVTVVDTKNWKFTRVLEPGLKIDNTGITGFRKKFVHLLPRAGCVVFTGKLLPGITEKYYAGLIKLANRYGVLTILDAGGKTLRDCISAKPYMIKPNLSELESFVGKTIRTPEHLRRVCEGIHRKGVKLVVVSMAEKGLLVYNGKKFITAKPPVIKAQRTNVGLGDSLVAGFAYALTHDMSFMIAVRFATAVSAASVISSTPGLCNPRDVVKMYKKIVIV
- a CDS encoding thiamine pyrophosphate-dependent enzyme — encoded protein: MTTNSIKKNTALFYLKQMMQIRQFEDKIMDLLAQNIAEGGSHLYAGEEAVAVGAMAAINPDDLITSTHRGHGHCLAKGGKLPELMAEILGKSTGCCKGKGGSLHLADLSTGNLGANGVVGGGFGIATGAALAQQMQKTGKVVLCFFGDGAINQGLFHECANMAGTWKLPLVFVCENNLYGMSVSLKRACAVQDLTKRAASYDMPSDCCDGQDVEAVREMVSKWAKYSREGNGPALVVANTYRYYGHSRSDPRAYRTRDEEKYWKERDPIILFGKKCVASKVLTQKEVETLDADVRAEIDAAVKFAVDSPLPRPEELYDDLYA
- a CDS encoding alpha-ketoacid dehydrogenase subunit beta, producing the protein MREIMYWQAINEALNEEMARDKTIFVMGEDVAIYGGAYGVTRGLYEKYGEERVRDSAISEAAIVGAGLGAAMTGMRPVVEIMYVDFMGIAMDQLNNQVAKIRYMFGGKCKVPMVIRTEGGAGRTLGAHHSQSLEAWFMHIPGIKVVMPATPYDAKGLLKSAIREDNPVMFIEHKMLYNTKGQVPEVGDDYVIPIGKADIKRKGEDVTIIAHSRAVLRAMEAAKELEQENVNVEIVDLRTILPLDIETIVESVKKTNRVLIVSEETKTGSTSAEVAMQIIEHAFDYLDAPIARLNGADVPMPKSPVLEALAIPQKNDIVKAVRELL
- a CDS encoding dihydrolipoamide acetyltransferase family protein, translating into MITPIKMPKLGETMETGKLIGWKKREGDKIKKDDVLLEVSTDKATFEVEALQSGILRKIIVPDKTDNVPVLSVIGYLADKMDEPLPKIETPSEVPVPIPVSAPVKESAPVPVMPIKTETPEKKSGKNKRVRISPLARKLANDRGVDITSLRGSGPMGRIVKHDVINAAGQSGGLVKKVVINIPAGIEAKDIALSPMRKTIAQRLTKSKSEIPHYYLLTAVDMTSVMIKRTALMNDFPTVKITVSDFITKAVALSIRCYPLMNSAWQGDKIIQYGNINIGFAVALPDGLIVPVIPNADNKSISELAQERVAAVTRAKAMKVTPAEMSSGTFTITNLGMYGIESFSAIINPPQVGILAVGAIKDKLVVDNGAMIIRKMMKLNLSADHRVIDGAYGAEFINQVKTILEHFEEW
- a CDS encoding family 20 glycosylhydrolase, with protein sequence MKLFENKKPVTKIRGVHLDLKGMPPTETQFLRLLDYFKELRLNCVLIEWEDMYPWKLHPEFRNSTAYTEKEVDTFLSRAEKNGIEVIPLVQSYGHLETVLSKPKFRHMREMPDIVSEICPCKKGAQEVVVDLVRDVLRTHEGRIKYFHIGGDEAWSLGTCPQCKAFVKKYGKGELYLKQLTPALDYAISKGVRPILWDDMMRHWTVADVKKIAKKADLMAWTYQGEVYSRIKPEMFELFKKGGVTLWGAGAYRGAIGPFADVTHEHVHAENMLSWTKLVKKHNFTGIVATGWARYSTFIVPCETNESCLASLALTSKIMWDGKYKKDDVEKVKGFVSKGFAGKNIASIYLRCRHASEEMAKWRSTMASCFFCLTYLAMLAGEPGRIDIHKHKERLLRLKNTLEKRKALAVLFTSAYIGLIPAIWIKNYLTSRFLPELHHAAMCFSKKKTVL
- a CDS encoding AAA family ATPase; amino-acid sequence: MFIKEVEVNNSKFPDVDAYPFNVGLLRKTKIIDFSPGVTFFIGENGTGKSTVLRAIAQKVGVHLWEDAQHKVFKYNKYAGMLHKYINIKWIGLPVKGSFFSSENFATYARMVDDWAISDPGMLKHYGGESLVTKSHGQCNMAFFVNRYKIKGVHFLDEPETALSPKKQLELLGVIRKSIASGNTQFIIATHSPLILSYEGAKILSYDHVPVKTVEYRDTEYYRIYKNFFSGK